The genomic segment ctaagctacttattatatttattaaaagctataaatatatattattatttactaaaaaatagTTCGAAGTAGAAGagatcttaatatatatagtattatagttataaagctcttcttaagggtagtcctcttaaaactactatcttagctttaaataatatatatactttatatttaacttataatagaggtttaatacgtatacttcgagttttatataataattaataaagagtattaggtctaaaataacctattttaaagtactaaaagagcgcactattaaacctcttataaatacgttaatataaataatagaattttctacaactaattaataatataatattaactaagctctataagatatacttaaggtttataaaagaaggataggattagaaaagcttatatttaaaaaaaactaaattatttttttaaataagctactttttaataatactcttataaagcgttccttattataaaatataatctagaccgtagtactaaaatacgcttttatttagtaaaatctctaaaactatattaatataaaatcccttaatataagcaacgttttagagctttaaattataagttccCTTTCTTTTAGGTCTATTTAggacgccctttataatataaatactacgtatagtaataagtaatataatagtttttagtttaatatagtttttattacttaataatatacaaCTCTTaggtttaaataagctcttattattaactaaatatattattctatagctatttattattatattttaaaaagggggtaagcgctatttataaaagtattaaaagttatatttatttttaagtcctaattttttataagtataataactatatagccctcgtcttagtttattaataagctcgctataagttagttaaaagatctttttaaaaacctaggtttcttaggggttctattattccctagctaactagctttcttaagcttattataaaataatttctatttatttaatttaataatagtaaggactttttttatatagctctttagtatttatattaataacttattaacatttcagcttataaatacttattttaatttttaatatattataaggcgctataagtatatataattataagggtatataatattacccttattatttacgttattaattaagttagagcgtttaataaaagtaaaataagcccctccttaatttaaaagtcgtttagtatatacgtcctaggttattaagctaaatatatatataatctcctcaagggtcctcgtatacgttctaaaaactattaatttactaaaggttttatatatacgttagccttatatagggttaagtctaaacttaattataattaagaagttaagtatagcgatttttttattaatttttctagcacgtatagctttaacgaggtaatgcgggatattcttataaagaatataaaaagtgaatattcatatagaaacaagaatatatgaatataggggatataagcgtatataaaagaggtttttgtagtaaagagagtaatatagttgaattactatatgagaagttgcttgcttaacgaaaggtctaggtaggcaaatacacgcctacatataggcataaaaacctcctactagaatgttccattgcttattaattatgatataattaataagcgtatacgtaagtgaatgcgtaatcgtagtacgtaattccgcctcgagtaaattccagattattcagttaccttccagtactttccattgctcacgtaagcttatataagcagtattgcttacataatcaatacctataataatctacagaaatcgtagattaatatggtatatagtttgcttacgtaatattgataataaggcgaataataaggtaaacaaagttaccttcgtaacaatttttaaaatattatacgttttagcTCGGAAGTAAGtagattactattttttatattagtattaggggttaattctagtcctcgctttattaagggcttattaatactcttttcgaactatattccttattattaattcgggggatataaattcttattttaaatatttaataattcgctatatactaaacttagcgccgttcttaataactttttaaaatacgtatttatataatatagcgttaattaattttactaactactaagtaaggattttaatatacgtattaataatattatatttataaactataagttacttatatttagtatcgagctcttattatttctaaatactcttaagtatatagatcctctttataaatataatataagaatagatttatttatataaagtaagtagtataactagttttataaaaaaagacccggcttagttttataaattacttatatttaaaaaagttaaaaagttcgtattaagagttatatttaaaagctattaatagagGATTTGTTTAATTTttttagtcgtttttaaacgctttataacgggcttagtaagttcgtagttcttttttattacgggttataattaattatccGAATTCTAAGAGTaaaataagcgctatagaggggttaaagaatatattaaaatttaaaatatttaagttaacgtatttctaaaccttaatacttttatttatagcgcgaagtacgttaaactatttaatttaactatcgtagctaattaatttagcttaggctaaaataagtatgagtaagttagttattttaaaaagatcgtaggaattgtattaataaatacgttattataatataaggtcttaactaagagctaggcttataattatcataaaaagcgggcctacttaatataggtagtattaactatatttatattttataatataccccctagaCGCTTAGAgccgttatttatataataggcgTCTATACTACgccttagccttataaatagtagccttagccttataagtagtaaactagTTAGAAAAACCTCTACTTATACAGAGACTCGAACGGCCGCCTCtcgctttttaagtatacgacttataaataatacggtacttaactattataataatagcgaataggagctaggcttataattattacgagttataatacgtagcaatgggcatacggagtataataaaagtggcttaattattaaagtagaaatagataaaaagaaaaggtctatatatataatatctaagatagacacgtgatttagcacgtgacgggcactttgtgaggtacgattactatccctgttacgtgacaGATTATGCCCTGACAATTCTGTTCTGTTATTCTTGAATGGTTCAATGCCGGCTTTTTTCTCGACCTCACGTTAACTCAAGAGGATGTCGATGCTTCGAACTTGGTGAAAACGCTGTCACGTCTTATCGCGAAGTTCACCCTTTTCTCTGTATGTGTGACAGATGGATCAAAGAACATCCAAGATACTCGAGGCTGCCGGTGTCACGGTGGCCTGGTACTATGCAGCGTGTCTATATTTGGACTCAGGCTATCAGCCATCAGCAACGGCCCGTTCTCGGAAATGATTATTTGCGGGGAAGCTCCTCCCTACGAAGGGGGCTTTTTTCCCCTCTACGACAAAGTGCGCTAGCATATTCAATCTTGTAAAGATCATCGGCATGGCATGTGAGGGCAGATACTGAAAACAACATGTTGGTGTTGGCCAAGTACGCCCACAGTTTGTATCCCCCGAAGTCGTCTGGTTGCGGGCTTCGGCAAGGCATCCCCGGAACTTTTACGGGATGACGAAGGGAAAAGTTCTTCGTGATAAGCCAATCCCGTTCGAGTCTGTCGAATGAGCGAACTGGTAACGGGCTGTGGACCTCGATTACCTTACGTCGTGAAGTTGTGACATGTCTCAGCAGCATCACACAGGGCAGTAGATCGTTCACGAGGGTTGTCAGCCGGGCAACTTGGTAGTTGACCTCTCACTACTTAAAGGGAGGAGGGTGCGTTCATTCCGACAACCTTGGCGACATCTTCATCAGCAAAATCTCACTACAGCGCTCCACCGAAGGCCAACAGGTATCATGAGAGTCTTTTCAAGAGGCGTTGCAATCATCGCGATGGCAGTGTAAGAAAGATTCCATGCCCACGAACAGGCCAAGTTTAGCTAACAAGTCGGCAGACTTGCCACGGCTGAGGTGCAAGCCGACACGGTCTACTGTCAAACAGTCACGTCGACTGGCACCATTTGTCCCACATTCGTTCAGATGGCATGTCTTGCCTTGTCAACCATCTCCAGCCAATGCGGATGTCCATCGACAGTTCCAACGAAATCAGTCGACTACCCGTGTGGTGGAAACCCACCACGTGGCTGCATGGGGACTTCATATATCTACGAGACTGCAACCCCAACCTGTGGGGGCGTCACTTTCACCACTGAGGCTGTTCCCACAATTGCGCCAACTCCTACTCCCACTACTGCCGGCCTCGAGGCATGTCCAACGGTCTACACAACAGAAATGTGTGACAATTGCATACGGCCCATGTGTGTACAGTTGTCGAAAATCTCTCAGCTTTGCCATTGCCCAACGCCAGTACCCACCGTCACCGTGAACATTGACTGCCCCAATTGCCCTACGGGATGTGGCACTTACTACGAGTACGAGACTGCAAAGCCGGAGTGCGCTCCGACTGCTTGAGTCAACAGATTAAGAGACTTACAGGTGATATCGAGCAATGAGGGGGCAAGATATCAGAACATCCCGGCTGGGATGCATTGCCTTGACTTCGACGCACTCAAATAGCGTCTTGTGGCACTGAACGGGCCAAAGGCATATGGGGACCGTGATGATCTACATCTTTCAAGGCATATGAGTAAGGTAGtcaataaaagtaaaatctTCAAGAAATTTGTCATATTCACAAAGTAGACTTCGAACATCTACAGATATTTCCTAGATATACAATAGCTACGCCACATTTCTCCATAAATCATCATACTTCATCAATCAAAGACGCATCACGCGCGACATGCGCCGGAACTTTTGAGGAACAGTCTGAGGCTCAACGCTCGTCAGAGTAGGAATGACCGGAATGGCCAACCCCGTATCAGCGTTGAAATACAGATGGTCAATAGTCGTCTCGCGTCTGTAACCACCGCCACCGGGGATACCAAAGCGGTGGTAGACAATGTACCAGTCATCGGTGCCGGGGACGTTGAGGATGGAGTTGTGGCCAGTACCAAGGATGCCTTGAGACGTATCCTTTTGCAGGATGACGCCTTGATACGTCCAAGGACCGTTGAAAGTCTTGGAAGTAGCGTAGCCGACACGGTAGTTTTCAGATCCGGTATCGTCGATGGAGTACGTGAGGTGGTAGAGACCCTCGCGGTAAACCATGAAAAGCCCCTCGCGGAAATCTACGAGGCCAGTCATAAGTTGGGCGGTGTCCCACTTGACAGAGACCATGTCGTCGTTCAGCTGTGCGACCAGAGGGTTGCCATTACCCCAGTAAATGTAGTATTTGCCAGAGACCGGATCGTGGAAAGCCGCCGGGTCAATAGCCTGCCCCGTGGTGACGGCCTCATTGTTGAGGATCATGGCCTCCGGCTGAGCAGTAAATGGTCCCTCGGGAGAGTCGGCTACAGCAACTCCAATTGTCTTCCTGTTCAGAGCTGCGTTCTGGCCGCTAAAGTAGAAGTAGTACTTTCCGTCGCGCTCGGCAATGGTAGGAGCCCAAGCATTGCCGGTCGCCCAGGGAACGTTGCCGTTCGCTCCATCAAGAGTGAGGAAGGGTTCCGCGCTACGGGTCCAGGTGACGAGATCGGTAGACTTCCATGAGTAGAAAATGTTTCCACCCCAGCCCGGAACTCCGTCGGTGGTGACATAGATGTAGTAGACGCCGTTGAAGACCGCGACGTTGGGGTCAGCATAGAGACCGGGCAGGACGGGGCTAACCATCTCCACGGCGCTGATGGTCCATTCCGCGACGACCTCTTCACCCTTAGAAAGAACGTACTTGACTGGAGCACTCAAGTCGACAGTCGAGCCAGATGCAGGAGATGAGGTCACACCCTCGGTCGTGGTGAAGACAGGGGCGAGAGCCGTAACGTCAGTGCCCGGCTTGACAGGGAACAAGACTTTGCTGTCAGTGGTGTTGATGATGGCCGGGACCTTCAAGACTGAGGCATCAGAAAGAGAGACTTCCGTGATGGCCCCAACGATTCCAGAGCGAGAGAGGACTTCGGCAGCTGTCAAGGATCTGTTGAAAATCGCAAACTCGCGAATCTGGCCCTTGAAAAGCTTGTCGCTAGAGTAAACAGACTTTCCGATGTAGTTCGCAGTCGTAACGCCATTGCCAATGTTCTCAGGGTCGATGTTGACATCCTCGTTACGAGCCACCTCGTAGCCATTCAGGTAAATGACAGACGTGCGGCCCGAGATAGTGTAAACAAGGTGCAGCCAAGACCCTGTGGGAAGAGAGGAGCTGGACGCTGCTGACTTCTCACCCGTCCAGTTGCCTGTTGTGATGCTGGCTCTGTAAGGGCTTCCGGTGGTGAAGAGATAGCCATTTCCGTTGCCATCGGCAGCGGTGTTTCCAATGCCGTAGATGAAGTACGGCGTCGTCTGAGAAGCATCTAGGAGAACCTCGACCTCGATGGCAATATCCTCAACGCCCGACAAGATATTGTTGGGAAGTTTGACAAAGTCATCGACACCGTCGAAGGTGAGAGCGCCATCCACAATAGTAGCACCGCCATTTATCACAGCGTGGTTACCGTTTCCGGAAGCATCTTGAAGCTGGGTGCCATCAACAGCCGAGAAGTCGTAGCGGAGGATCTCGCCTTCAGCCTCGACTGCTCGGCGTGTGGCCGATGAACCAGTCAAAGAGGCAAGCTCGGCAGCGGTCACAGAGATGACGGTTCCGTGACGCGGGCTGGCCGGCAGGCTGTAGGAAGATGATACGGTCCAGTTGGGGTTGCCAATGTCGGCAGTCTCCAAGGGAATGTAGCCGCGTCCGCCGTATTCATCAACGAAGAGGTAAAACTTCTCACCGTGGACGTCGTCCGGGTTCGATTTGAAGGTAGTTGGGCCCTCAACAGCGCTTGTACCAGCTTTTTTGCCGATGCAAGAGTCGATGATGGTCCACGAGTCCAGGGTAGCGCGAAGAGATGTAGAACTCTCTTGAATGATATCACTGCATCCCGTACTGCTAGCACCTTCGTCCTTCGTGAATCGGTAGTAGGTATCGGCCGACTTGATGACGGTCGAGTCAATTCTCGACATGCCAGCATCCTGCCAGATAGAAGTCTCGGAAAAGGTTACGAAGTCGCGAGTGGTTGCGTACAGCATGCGGTGGTAGGTGCTGCCAGTGCGGTTGACATCGCTGTCCTCGTAGAGAGATGAAGCCCAGGAGACCAGATAGGCACCAAGGTCGTCATCGTAGTAAGCCTCGGGTGCCCATGTGTTTCCTGCCTCAGGAGGGGAAACCAAGACATGCCTCTGTGCTGACCAGGTCTTAAGATCGTTAGATTCCCAGACCTCGAGATACCGACTACCAATGCGAACTGAGTCACCCCAAGATGTACCTGAACCAATAGAGAGATCGGTCGCAATGAGGTAGAAGGTATCACCCTCGGGCGATCTGATGAGGAATGGGTCGCGCAGGCCCTTGGTGCCGTATGTAGAGGTCAAGACGGGCTGACCTCCGTTGAGCTCGGTCCACTTCAGGGCGTCGTTGCCTTGACTAGCGGCGAAGTAGATCTTCTCTCCAGCAATGGAGTTTCCGGTGAAGTAAGAGAATGCGTAGCCCGCAAAGGGATCAAGGGCCACGGCTTTGCGGACGGAAGCGACAAGCTCTCGAGTCTGAGAGCTGCCTTCGTAGTCGATGGAAGCGGTGAGAGCCACCTGGGTATCCTCGGCCTGTCTTACGACAACACCACTGCTTGAGATGACCGAGGAGTTGCTTGCCCAGGTGACATTGAGACCGTCAATGGTGGAGGGTAGGTACAGGTTGCCACGGACATCGTCAAGGTTGGTCACGGTGATAGCGGCAAGAGCTGCCTCAACCTTCGCGGTGTTGTCGTCTTGGCCTCTCACAGTCGCCGCGAGGGCGAGTGCGGAGGAGAGCCAGAAGTGAAGCGACTGCATGACTGGGATTGCTCAGAGAGCCACAAATCGTCACCTTGAACATCAAGCCAGAACATGTATCATAGGATCTGCTTCTCACTTTATATATGTAGCATTCCTGTAGTCCGGCCCCGACATACGCAGGAGCGGGATGATCTCCCACATCGCTGGGTCAGGACAAGACAAACCGTCCGAGACTTTGGCCGGCCGGCTTGGGTAGCACTGCGATGGATATTGCGCCCATAAACAGCCCAATGGCCGATCATTGCCTCTTGCTATTACGCAAGCCTCATGCTAGCAATGGAAGATTTGCAAATTCACTTGTGAGGAGCAAGCGCAGCAGTAAAGGCAAAGCGTCGTGGAACGGTTACACCGAAAGCCCAACGGGAACTTGCGGTAGTCACATTAGCTACCCCGAAGACCCTTGTCTCTCCGCACTTTGAATACCCCACAATCTCCAAAGACAACCGGCGATGATGCGCATCCCGGCTGTTGATGGCTGGTTTGCGGGGAAGTCGCAGCCGGTGAGGAGACTAGGACACGATGCGCTCGAGTCAGGCAGCCCGGTGGTGCTCAGGTGACTGAGTGAAGATAGAACACATCAAGTCAAACTCTTCGACGACAGACTTCTTGACTTTGAGGTTGACAAGATCTTTCGAGAGAATTGATCCGACTGAAAGCCGTCGCGGCAAGCATGACGTCGGGCTGAGATGTGCCTGTTCTTGTCTCCAAATCGGGCATAGTTGGCACAAGCATGGTGCCCTTGATCGCGGTGGTACTTGTCATGGAGAATCTTCCAGATGCGGTCAGATTCTTTCACGTGCCTCCAGGGATGGTGCAATAACAACTCGTATTTTACCGGCCATAGTGGCATGGTCTGCTGGGTAGGGGGAAGAAAGTTGGAAACGGACGATGGCTGGGTGATTTGAGCAGGGGAAAGCTGTTCGTGACATCGCAGAAATGATGTACCGAGGCAAAGTTACCACGCGCTCGAATCAAATTGCTCCCGACGTTACGATTTAGGCAAGTCGCCGCCCCGCAACGCGTCCAAACCTTTACTTAGAGTTCCTGTCACCAGGCAGCGCTCGGGCCGAAGCTGCGCGATGCTATCATCAGACCAAATGAAGTCTGAGTTATTTTCTCACAACCAAGAAAGCCTTGGAGCCTTGCCTGAAAGCTTTCCCCTGCCAAGTATACCCTTGATCGTAGCAAAGACACGCGAAAGATGGACAAGCCAGGCAGACCAAATGGGTCTTCCCATATCCAGTGATCAAGCACTTCACGTCCATACTTGAACAGGATCCTGCCTCTGAAGAGTGTCTCGAGTATTAATTTTCACTATCACGTAGTGCAACCACTTGTAAAGAGTCCAAGTG from the Colletotrichum lupini chromosome 3, complete sequence genome contains:
- a CDS encoding glycosyl hydrolase family 43 encodes the protein MQSLHFWLSSALALAATVRGQDDNTAKVEAALAAITVTNLDDVRGNLYLPSTIDGLNVTWASNSSVISSSGVVVRQAEDTQVALTASIDYEGSSQTRELVASVRKAVALDPFAGYAFSYFTGNSIAGEKIYFAASQGNDALKWTELNGGQPVLTSTYGTKGLRDPFLIRSPEGDTFYLIATDLSIGSGTSWGDSVRIGSRYLEVWESNDLKTWSAQRHVLVSPPEAGNTWAPEAYYDDDLGAYLVSWASSLYEDSDVNRTGSTYHRMLYATTRDFVTFSETSIWQDAGMSRIDSTVIKSADTYYRFTKDEGASSTGCSDIIQESSTSLRATLDSWTIIDSCIGKKAGTSAVEGPTTFKSNPDDVHGEKFYLFVDEYGGRGYIPLETADIGNPNWTVSSSYSLPASPRHGTVISVTAAELASLTGSSATRRAVEAEGEILRYDFSAVDGTQLQDASGNGNHAVINGGATIVDGALTFDGVDDFVKLPNNILSGVEDIAIEVEVLLDASQTTPYFIYGIGNTAADGNGNGYLFTTGSPYRASITTGNWTGEKSAASSSSLPTGSWLHLVYTISGRTSVIYLNGYEVARNEDVNIDPENIGNGVTTANYIGKSVYSSDKLFKGQIREFAIFNRSLTAAEVLSRSGIVGAITEVSLSDASVLKVPAIINTTDSKVLFPVKPGTDVTALAPVFTTTEGVTSSPASGSTVDLSAPVKYVLSKGEEVVAEWTISAVEMVSPVLPGLYADPNVAVFNGVYYIYVTTDGVPGWGGNIFYSWKSTDLVTWTRSAEPFLTLDGANGNVPWATGNAWAPTIAERDGKYYFYFSGQNAALNRKTIGVAVADSPEGPFTAQPEAMILNNEAVTTGQAIDPAAFHDPVSGKYYIYWGNGNPLVAQLNDDMVSVKWDTAQLMTGLVDFREGLFMVYREGLYHLTYSIDDTGSENYRVGYATSKTFNGPWTYQGVILQKDTSQGILGTGHNSILNVPGTDDWYIVYHRFGIPGGGGYRRETTIDHLYFNADTGLAIPVIPTLTSVEPQTVPQKFRRMSRVMRL